A part of Thermococcus sp. SY098 genomic DNA contains:
- a CDS encoding NIP7 pre-PUA domain-containing protein → MVQGLRYRRASSWEFDLILREAEKYGELRHSFFAVVEGKFRDVYAVNEKVWGEIENLKLKPYSFGTFVGTIKVDENLVEKFYPNIEFFYFVDIKKNYAILKPKAAFLFTTGKDVPKRGIKEYIWEGTKKLVLFDENGIILGIGRIQPNSERAFIKNITDVGEFIRRHRKA, encoded by the coding sequence ATGGTGCAGGGGCTTAGATATCGAAGGGCTTCCTCATGGGAGTTTGACTTAATTTTGAGAGAAGCAGAAAAATATGGCGAGCTTAGACACAGCTTTTTTGCAGTTGTTGAGGGCAAATTCAGAGATGTTTATGCTGTGAACGAGAAAGTTTGGGGAGAGATTGAAAATTTAAAGCTCAAGCCCTATTCCTTTGGGACTTTTGTTGGAACGATAAAAGTTGATGAAAATTTGGTGGAGAAGTTCTATCCAAACATTGAGTTCTTCTACTTCGTTGATATCAAAAAGAACTATGCCATCTTGAAGCCAAAGGCCGCTTTCCTTTTCACAACAGGCAAAGATGTTCCAAAAAGGGGCATTAAGGAGTACATATGGGAAGGCACAAAAAAGCTTGTTCTCTTCGATGAGAATGGGATAATTTTGGGAATTGGCAGAATTCAGCCTAACAGTGAGAGAGCTTTTATCAAAAACATTACAGACGTTGGAGAGTTTATACGGCGTCATAGAAAAGCGTAA
- a CDS encoding YkgJ family cysteine cluster protein, producing MRFKPKPLKSDVKFECKFCVDCCRGRFIYLTLYDIKRIAEHGHDPQDFVLFTAENRKIRFVLAYREWDLGCVFHDPETGKCKIHDYNPLVCRIYPFMVSHRPLGVEGEEPFEYKGEKLWLYYDESCPGIGEGKEIITREEIAELGLKFKEEFDKSDLDGLSKILDEAKK from the coding sequence ATGCGCTTTAAACCAAAACCCCTCAAAAGTGACGTTAAATTTGAATGCAAATTCTGTGTAGATTGTTGCCGAGGGCGCTTTATCTACCTCACACTTTACGACATCAAAAGGATAGCGGAGCATGGCCATGATCCTCAAGACTTCGTTCTCTTCACAGCTGAAAACAGGAAAATCAGGTTTGTCCTGGCTTACAGGGAGTGGGATTTGGGTTGCGTCTTTCATGATCCAGAAACGGGCAAATGCAAAATCCATGATTACAATCCCTTAGTTTGTCGGATTTATCCTTTTATGGTCTCTCACAGACCTCTGGGCGTTGAAGGGGAAGAGCCTTTTGAATATAAAGGTGAAAAGCTCTGGCTGTATTATGATGAAAGCTGTCCGGGAATAGGGGAAGGAAAAGAAATCATCACAAGAGAAGAGATAGCTGAGCTTGGTTTGAAATTCAAGGAGGAGTTTGATAAGAGTGATTTGGATGGGCTGAGCAAGATTTTAGACGAAGCCAAAAAGTAA
- a CDS encoding M1 family aminopeptidase has product MAARFIIVIILITLIVMCISPHRTELREFQFSKTTNAKRLFEMNWKNNTANESISLNIIFDGWNVTIKGTQEIELSLSSPSVIPFLFENSSILRFDLEKIEVYGAKVSVKAFYDGKYGLLLLNVTPTKSTQKIRLLYTSHYQPLLDINMGDPIEWHMKSTKDYFYIPPEAYMLLSKLRGNFTIRVSHYPTNYTLAGILKLPNGKYKPLLPEENTFHTDSRRFYILLGRWDVYEKTIKINDRKIKIIAFTDEEDVTDELSKILEIYSSHLIPYPYDELIYIRFKGHRSEYEGYGLYGGALGTQFKSVIPHEVAHNWFAIYADLGILNEPFATYVSVSLYNLTPEKLNKWEALCFSSKKRTPIVEIKNIEAFRMIKITSNLYYRGAFILRSLQFVVGNETFFKGLRELLEICHAKECTKTEETLTLIEEIYENMTNKDLNWFFKKWFYTADYPNFTVSSLKVIQNGNNYRLILNITEKNGFTMPLEVKIVTPTENITKRIFVNGSAILRVELKEKPLKVIIDPNDWIANVGGSSYRINWEKQKFEKIGKEKMEINGIEIVVN; this is encoded by the coding sequence ATGGCGGCACGTTTTATCATCGTGATAATTTTAATAACCCTTATAGTTATGTGTATCAGTCCCCATAGAACCGAGCTTAGAGAATTCCAATTCTCAAAGACTACAAACGCCAAACGTCTTTTTGAAATGAACTGGAAGAATAACACCGCTAACGAAAGCATATCCCTCAATATAATCTTTGATGGATGGAATGTCACAATTAAAGGAACTCAAGAGATTGAGCTTTCCTTAAGCTCTCCCTCTGTAATACCTTTTCTCTTTGAGAATTCGTCCATTTTAAGGTTTGATCTTGAGAAAATAGAGGTCTATGGTGCAAAAGTAAGTGTAAAAGCATTCTATGATGGGAAATACGGCCTTTTGCTGCTCAACGTGACTCCCACCAAGAGCACACAAAAGATTAGGCTCCTCTATACTTCGCATTATCAGCCTCTGCTCGATATCAACATGGGAGACCCTATTGAGTGGCACATGAAATCAACTAAGGATTACTTTTACATTCCACCGGAGGCTTATATGCTTCTCTCCAAGCTGAGGGGAAATTTTACAATTAGAGTTTCTCATTATCCAACAAATTACACTCTTGCGGGTATTTTGAAACTCCCAAATGGTAAATACAAGCCACTCCTTCCGGAAGAGAATACGTTCCACACAGACAGCAGAAGATTCTACATCCTGCTTGGAAGATGGGACGTTTATGAGAAAACAATAAAAATTAATGACAGAAAAATAAAGATCATAGCCTTCACTGATGAAGAGGATGTAACGGATGAACTCTCAAAAATACTGGAAATCTATTCCTCCCACCTCATTCCATATCCTTACGATGAGCTGATCTACATAAGGTTCAAAGGGCATAGAAGCGAGTATGAAGGATATGGTCTGTATGGAGGAGCATTGGGGACACAATTCAAAAGTGTTATTCCTCATGAAGTTGCCCATAACTGGTTTGCGATATATGCTGACCTTGGGATTCTAAACGAACCTTTTGCCACATATGTATCAGTTTCCCTGTATAATCTGACACCTGAGAAGTTAAATAAATGGGAAGCACTCTGTTTTAGCTCAAAAAAGAGAACACCAATAGTAGAGATAAAAAATATTGAAGCGTTCCGGATGATAAAGATAACCTCGAATCTCTATTATCGTGGTGCTTTCATTCTCCGCTCCCTTCAGTTTGTCGTAGGAAATGAGACATTTTTTAAAGGGCTCAGAGAGCTCCTTGAGATTTGCCACGCTAAAGAGTGTACCAAAACCGAAGAAACACTAACCCTGATAGAAGAAATCTATGAGAACATGACTAATAAAGACTTAAATTGGTTCTTCAAAAAGTGGTTCTACACAGCAGATTACCCAAACTTCACGGTCTCCAGCTTGAAAGTCATTCAAAACGGCAACAACTATAGGTTAATACTCAACATAACTGAGAAAAACGGTTTTACGATGCCGCTTGAAGTAAAAATTGTAACTCCCACCGAGAACATCACGAAGAGGATCTTTGTAAATGGCTCAGCTATTTTGAGAGTTGAGTTAAAGGAAAAGCCACTCAAGGTAATCATCGATCCAAATGACTGGATTGCCAATGTTGGTGGTTCCTCGTATAGAATAAACTGGGAAAAACAAAAATTTGAGAAGATTGGGAAGGAAAAGATGGAGATAAATGGGATTGAGATAGTTGTAAACTGA
- a CDS encoding tRNA uridine(34) 5-carboxymethylaminomethyl modification radical SAM/GNAT enzyme Elp3 translates to MDAYRKACEEIARMIISGEIKSREELNKVKVRVARKYHLSKLPGNADILRVMSKDDREKFKDFLKKKPTRTISGVAVVAMMTKPFPCPHGRCIYCPGGPSEGSPQSYTGKEPSALRAIQSAYHPYIIMLRRLKQLYDIGHDIDKVEVIVQGGTFPAMDLDYQEWFIKNAFKAMNDFPYFRDIENLEEKLIRVLVKKDHSVFDEDPKFKAAWERTHKKKYYHLEDEQRKNEKAKVRMVGLTIETRPDWSFERHIDRMLAFGTTRVELGVQTVFNFIYERVKRGHTVEDVVRATQLLKDAGLKINYHMMPGLPGSNFERDLKAFQIIFEDSRFKPDMLKIYPTLVTEDTILYKWYKEGKYRPYTTEEAVELLVEVYKIIPKWVRVMRIQRDIPVPLIAAGVKHSNLGQLVFNELIRRGIRPREIRFREVGHVMQKFGIQPEVEHIKLLREEYEASEGRELFLSFEDVKNDILIGFLRLRIPSEKAHRKEINCCPSAIVRELHVYGPLVPIGGRPKYEWQHRGYGRELLAEAERIAREEFDVKKMLVISGVGVREYYRKFGYRKDGPYVSKRLDKSYADFGKSREFDAHLNT, encoded by the coding sequence ATGGATGCTTATAGAAAAGCCTGCGAGGAAATCGCTCGAATGATAATTTCGGGTGAGATTAAAAGCAGAGAGGAATTGAACAAAGTTAAGGTTAGAGTTGCGAGAAAATATCATTTGAGCAAGCTTCCCGGTAACGCTGACATCTTAAGGGTTATGAGCAAAGATGATAGGGAGAAGTTCAAAGACTTCCTTAAGAAGAAGCCCACGAGGACAATAAGCGGTGTTGCAGTTGTTGCAATGATGACAAAGCCTTTTCCATGTCCTCACGGCAGATGCATTTACTGTCCTGGTGGGCCGAGTGAAGGTTCGCCACAGAGCTACACTGGAAAAGAACCATCAGCTTTGAGAGCAATTCAAAGTGCTTATCACCCTTACATAATCATGCTCCGCCGTTTAAAGCAACTCTATGATATAGGGCATGACATTGACAAGGTCGAAGTGATTGTTCAAGGCGGAACATTTCCCGCAATGGACTTGGATTATCAGGAATGGTTCATAAAAAATGCGTTTAAGGCGATGAACGACTTTCCTTACTTTAGGGACATAGAGAACCTTGAAGAGAAGCTGATTAGGGTTTTAGTTAAAAAAGACCACTCGGTATTTGACGAAGACCCAAAGTTTAAAGCCGCTTGGGAGAGAACCCATAAGAAAAAGTACTACCACCTCGAAGACGAGCAGAGAAAGAATGAGAAGGCAAAGGTCAGAATGGTTGGCTTGACCATTGAAACCCGTCCAGATTGGTCTTTTGAAAGGCATATTGATAGAATGCTTGCCTTTGGTACTACAAGAGTAGAGCTTGGTGTCCAAACTGTTTTCAACTTCATATATGAAAGGGTTAAGAGGGGACATACCGTTGAAGACGTTGTTAGAGCGACTCAGCTTTTGAAGGATGCTGGGCTTAAAATAAACTATCACATGATGCCCGGTTTGCCGGGAAGCAACTTTGAGAGGGATTTAAAAGCCTTTCAGATAATTTTCGAAGATTCTCGCTTTAAACCAGATATGCTGAAGATTTATCCGACGCTCGTAACTGAGGACACAATCCTGTACAAGTGGTACAAAGAGGGCAAATACAGACCATACACTACTGAAGAAGCAGTTGAGCTCTTAGTGGAGGTTTACAAGATAATTCCAAAGTGGGTTCGCGTTATGAGGATCCAAAGAGACATTCCCGTTCCTCTAATTGCTGCTGGAGTTAAGCACTCCAACTTGGGACAGCTTGTCTTCAACGAGCTCATCAGGAGGGGCATAAGGCCAAGAGAGATTAGATTCAGAGAAGTCGGTCATGTGATGCAGAAGTTTGGAATTCAGCCTGAGGTGGAGCATATAAAGCTTTTGAGGGAAGAGTATGAGGCAAGCGAGGGCAGAGAACTTTTCCTCAGCTTTGAAGATGTTAAGAACGACATTCTAATTGGATTCCTTAGGTTGAGGATTCCGAGCGAAAAAGCCCACCGCAAAGAGATTAACTGCTGTCCCTCTGCAATTGTTAGAGAGCTTCACGTTTACGGTCCATTGGTGCCAATTGGGGGCAGACCTAAATATGAGTGGCAGCACCGTGGCTACGGCAGGGAGCTTTTGGCAGAGGCGGAGAGAATAGCAAGGGAGGAGTTTGACGTCAAGAAGATGCTTGTCATCAGCGGCGTTGGAGTTAGAGAATATTACAGAAAGTTCGGTTATAGAAAAGACGGCCCCTATGTGAGCAAACGCTTAGATAAAAGCTATGCTGACTTTGGAAAGAGCAGAGAGTTCGATGCGCATTTGAATACCTGA
- a CDS encoding Nif3-like dinuclear metal center hexameric protein, with protein MASRDEIVSFLDEYLNIKAFPDKSKNGLQVEGKGEVNTIAFAVDACLDTFVKAKAFKADMVIVHHGIVWGGVEYVTGLIQKRLKFLLENDINLYVAHVPLDAHPEVGNNAQILKLLDLEPKEPFGDYGGVTIGFIGEFEEPKPLPLIAQILVEKLKIDYVKSYEFGKQEIKRVGVISGAGGFAIEEAVKKNVDLFITGEFTHGSYRTAEDLRLSVLAAGHYATETLGVKALMPLLREKFSVKTVFIDNPTGL; from the coding sequence ATGGCGAGCAGAGACGAGATTGTAAGCTTTCTCGATGAATATTTGAATATAAAAGCCTTCCCGGACAAATCGAAAAATGGCCTCCAAGTTGAAGGAAAGGGCGAAGTCAACACAATAGCCTTTGCCGTCGATGCGTGCTTAGATACTTTTGTGAAAGCAAAGGCATTCAAGGCTGACATGGTAATAGTTCACCACGGCATAGTTTGGGGCGGGGTTGAGTATGTAACGGGGCTCATTCAAAAGAGGCTCAAGTTCCTTCTCGAGAACGACATAAACCTCTACGTTGCTCATGTCCCCTTAGATGCTCACCCAGAAGTTGGAAACAACGCTCAGATCTTAAAGCTTCTCGATTTAGAGCCCAAAGAACCTTTCGGAGACTATGGAGGAGTTACAATTGGATTTATCGGCGAATTTGAAGAGCCAAAGCCTCTACCGTTGATAGCACAAATTTTGGTGGAAAAGTTGAAAATTGACTATGTGAAGAGCTATGAGTTCGGGAAACAGGAAATTAAGAGGGTTGGAGTCATAAGCGGAGCTGGAGGATTTGCAATTGAAGAAGCTGTAAAGAAAAACGTTGACCTCTTCATAACGGGCGAGTTCACCCATGGAAGCTATAGAACGGCTGAAGACTTAAGGCTGAGCGTTCTCGCAGCTGGACACTATGCAACAGAAACTTTAGGTGTTAAGGCACTAATGCCTCTCTTGAGAGAGAAGTTTAGTGTTAAGACGGTTTTCATTGACAACCCAACAGGTCTTTGA
- the alaS gene encoding alanine--tRNA ligase, producing the protein MSMDMTTKMFKEEGWIRKTCKVCGKPFWTLDPDRETCGDPPCDEYQFIGKPGIPKKYTLEEMREAFLSFFERHGHGRVKRYPVLPRWRDDVLLVGASIMDFQPWVISGEADPPANPLTISQPSIRFTDIDNVGITGRHFTIFEMMAHHAFNYPGKPIYWMDETVELAFEFFTKDLKMKPEDITFKENPWAGGGNAGPAFEVLYRGLEVATLVFMQYKLAPPGTPDDQVVIIKGDRYVPMDTKVVDTGYGLERLVWMSQGTPTAYDAVLGYVVEPLKRMAGIEKIDDRILMENSRLAGMFDIEDMGDLKVLRREVASRVGISVEELERLIRPYELIYAIADHTKALTFMLADGVVPSNVKAGYLARLLIRKSIRHLRELGLQIPLSEIVAMHIKALHKTFPEFKEMEDVILDMVNVEEKRYQETLKRGSDLVRREIKKLRKEGKDEIPLEKLILFYESHGLTPEIVKEIAEKEGIKVHIPDNFYSLVAKEAEKTAKEEKEEQIVDFELVRDLPDTRTLYYEDPFMREFDAEVLKVIDDWVVLDKTAFYPEGGGQPYDTGELNGVEVLEVQKVGKVILHRVKEPGKFKEGMRVHGKIDWERRIQHMRHHTGTHVLMGALVRVLGKHVWQAGSQLSTEWARLDISHYKRISEEELKEIERLANRIVMEDRKVAWEWLPRTEAEQKYGFRLYQGGIVPGRIIRILNIEDWDVQACGGTHLPSTGLIGPIKILRTERIQDGVERIIFACGEAAIKEWQRERDIIKKTSEVFRVPPEKLPETAEKFFEEWKQARKEVEKLKKELAKLLVYELENKVEKIGEIEFIGEVVEGDLDHLREAALKLKKPKRVTALISEDTNAVVVAVGDEVPFKAGELIRIITSIAGGGGGGKKDLAQGKIKDVRKAREALEELRRRLSS; encoded by the coding sequence ATGTCAATGGACATGACTACGAAGATGTTTAAAGAGGAAGGCTGGATACGGAAAACATGTAAAGTCTGTGGAAAACCTTTCTGGACACTTGATCCAGATAGAGAGACCTGTGGAGACCCTCCATGTGATGAATATCAGTTTATTGGAAAACCAGGTATTCCAAAGAAGTACACCCTTGAAGAAATGAGAGAGGCATTCTTAAGCTTCTTTGAGAGACATGGACATGGTAGGGTGAAAAGATATCCAGTTCTGCCGAGATGGAGAGATGACGTGCTCTTAGTAGGGGCAAGCATCATGGACTTTCAGCCTTGGGTCATCAGCGGGGAAGCTGATCCTCCAGCAAATCCTCTCACAATTTCCCAGCCATCAATTAGATTCACGGATATTGACAACGTTGGAATAACCGGGAGACACTTCACAATCTTTGAAATGATGGCACATCATGCCTTCAACTATCCAGGTAAGCCGATATACTGGATGGATGAAACTGTTGAGCTTGCTTTTGAGTTCTTCACTAAGGATCTAAAGATGAAGCCTGAAGACATAACGTTCAAGGAGAACCCATGGGCAGGTGGAGGAAACGCCGGACCTGCTTTTGAAGTCCTTTACAGAGGGTTGGAGGTTGCTACTCTTGTTTTTATGCAGTACAAGTTGGCTCCACCGGGAACTCCAGATGATCAAGTCGTAATCATCAAAGGGGATAGATACGTTCCAATGGATACTAAGGTCGTTGATACAGGTTACGGTCTTGAGAGATTGGTCTGGATGAGTCAGGGCACTCCAACGGCTTATGACGCTGTCTTAGGTTATGTTGTTGAACCCCTCAAGAGGATGGCTGGCATTGAGAAGATTGATGACAGGATTCTAATGGAAAACTCAAGGCTGGCTGGAATGTTTGACATTGAGGACATGGGCGACCTTAAAGTTTTGAGAAGGGAAGTTGCGAGCAGAGTAGGGATAAGCGTTGAGGAACTTGAGAGATTAATAAGGCCTTACGAACTTATCTATGCAATAGCCGATCACACAAAAGCGTTAACTTTCATGCTGGCTGATGGTGTTGTTCCTTCAAATGTTAAAGCCGGTTACCTTGCCCGTTTGTTGATAAGGAAGAGCATCAGGCATTTGAGAGAGCTTGGCTTACAAATTCCGCTCAGCGAAATCGTTGCCATGCACATAAAAGCACTCCACAAGACTTTCCCAGAGTTCAAGGAGATGGAGGATGTCATTTTGGACATGGTTAATGTGGAAGAGAAGAGATATCAAGAAACCCTTAAGAGAGGTTCTGATTTGGTCAGAAGAGAAATTAAGAAGCTCAGGAAAGAAGGCAAAGACGAAATACCGCTGGAGAAGCTCATACTGTTCTACGAGAGCCACGGCTTAACGCCGGAAATTGTTAAGGAGATAGCAGAGAAAGAGGGCATAAAGGTTCACATACCCGACAACTTCTATAGCTTGGTAGCAAAGGAAGCGGAGAAGACGGCAAAAGAGGAAAAAGAAGAGCAAATCGTAGATTTTGAGCTTGTGAGGGACTTGCCAGACACGAGAACTCTCTACTATGAAGACCCGTTCATGAGGGAGTTCGACGCTGAAGTTCTCAAGGTCATTGATGATTGGGTCGTTCTTGATAAAACGGCATTCTATCCAGAAGGTGGTGGACAGCCATACGACACTGGTGAGCTTAACGGTGTTGAAGTCCTTGAGGTTCAGAAGGTTGGAAAGGTGATACTTCACAGGGTCAAGGAGCCAGGGAAGTTCAAAGAGGGAATGAGGGTTCACGGAAAAATTGACTGGGAGAGAAGGATTCAGCATATGAGGCACCACACAGGAACCCACGTTTTAATGGGGGCTTTAGTTAGGGTTCTCGGTAAACACGTTTGGCAAGCTGGCTCACAGCTTAGCACAGAGTGGGCGAGGCTGGATATTTCCCACTACAAGCGCATTAGTGAAGAGGAGCTGAAGGAAATAGAGAGGCTCGCCAACAGGATCGTCATGGAAGACAGGAAGGTCGCTTGGGAGTGGTTGCCAAGAACAGAGGCGGAGCAGAAGTATGGCTTTAGGCTTTATCAAGGTGGCATTGTGCCGGGGAGAATCATTAGGATACTTAACATTGAAGACTGGGATGTTCAGGCATGTGGTGGAACTCATTTACCAAGCACTGGATTGATTGGTCCAATAAAGATACTTAGAACTGAAAGGATTCAGGATGGAGTTGAAAGAATTATTTTCGCCTGCGGTGAAGCTGCAATAAAGGAGTGGCAGAGGGAGAGAGACATAATAAAGAAAACAAGTGAAGTCTTCAGAGTTCCACCTGAAAAGCTGCCGGAAACAGCTGAGAAATTCTTCGAGGAGTGGAAGCAGGCAAGGAAAGAGGTTGAGAAGCTCAAGAAAGAATTGGCTAAGCTCCTCGTTTACGAGCTTGAGAACAAAGTCGAAAAGATTGGCGAAATCGAGTTCATTGGAGAGGTTGTTGAAGGGGACTTGGACCACTTAAGAGAGGCAGCACTCAAGCTGAAGAAACCCAAGAGAGTTACTGCACTCATAAGCGAAGACACAAACGCTGTTGTCGTTGCTGTGGGAGACGAAGTTCCATTCAAAGCTGGTGAGCTTATAAGAATAATAACATCAATAGCCGGCGGCGGCGGTGGAGGAAAGAAGGACTTAGCTCAAGGAAAGATAAAAGATGTAAGAAAGGCAAGAGAAGCTCTGGAGGAGCTTAGGAGGAGGCTCTCTTCTTGA
- a CDS encoding initiation control protein YabA produces MLKEKICKDLYEEIERLERSIIELEDEIIELKAQLRAKTEEVTSLAIENQNLRYKLERLRRTHERLIEMLKKMNFPIIIINENEDE; encoded by the coding sequence ATGCTCAAAGAAAAGATATGCAAAGACTTGTATGAGGAAATTGAAAGACTTGAACGTTCAATAATTGAGCTTGAGGATGAGATAATAGAGCTTAAGGCACAGCTTAGAGCCAAAACTGAAGAAGTCACCAGTTTAGCAATTGAAAATCAAAACCTGAGGTACAAGCTTGAGCGTTTGAGGAGAACTCACGAACGGCTCATAGAAATGCTCAAGAAGATGAACTTTCCGATCATCATAATCAATGAGAACGAAGATGAGTAA
- a CDS encoding sodium:alanine symporter family protein, with protein sequence MGAIMEFINWLDGMVWGPPIMILLLGTGLFLTIVLRGIQFRRLGWSIRYTLFEGRKKQGEGDITPFQALMATIAGTVGIGNIAGVATAIHLGGPGALFWMWMTALVGMATRYSEGLLGVAFRSKLPDGTMIGGSFNALERGFAEVKVSKTGRTIATIFMLIFAAFIGYEATKLSGGLMILAVIIAILFAILALYLQKESSLPTLGKVLAILFALFAAISAFGIGNMTQSNSLALGMEVAFNVPHWVTGIIFAILTFIVTIGGIKRIGEFTEALVPFMAIVYFIFAIGVWIKFAGQLPSAISLILKDAFTGSAVAGGAVGTTIRWGVARGLFSNEAGLGTASMAHAAARTDNPSRQAHVAMLGPFIDTIIICSLTGISIVATGAWQTGKTSTALTQEAFARAFGHIGEIMVVIGVILFAYSTVLAWNFYGRQNIMYLAKWIEGDPEKFARLYPRLHLVYNILFVIFIYIGATTVLESVWTFSDMMNGLMAIPNLVGLLVLYSVIKKYTDEFIKENP encoded by the coding sequence ATGGGAGCAATAATGGAGTTTATTAACTGGTTGGATGGTATGGTCTGGGGTCCACCCATAATGATTTTGCTTTTGGGCACAGGTCTCTTCTTAACAATAGTGCTTAGGGGAATACAGTTCAGAAGACTTGGATGGTCTATTAGATACACCCTATTTGAGGGTAGAAAGAAGCAGGGTGAGGGAGACATTACACCCTTCCAGGCACTGATGGCAACTATAGCCGGAACTGTAGGTATTGGAAACATCGCTGGTGTTGCAACTGCAATTCACCTTGGTGGTCCTGGAGCACTCTTTTGGATGTGGATGACAGCACTTGTCGGTATGGCAACCAGATATTCGGAAGGTCTCTTAGGTGTTGCTTTCAGAAGCAAGTTGCCAGATGGGACAATGATAGGTGGTTCATTCAACGCATTGGAGAGGGGATTTGCGGAAGTAAAGGTATCTAAAACCGGCAGAACTATAGCAACAATTTTCATGCTGATATTTGCAGCTTTTATCGGATATGAAGCAACAAAGCTCAGCGGCGGACTGATGATACTTGCCGTAATAATAGCTATCTTGTTTGCAATTCTCGCATTGTACCTCCAAAAGGAAAGCTCTCTGCCCACCCTTGGAAAAGTGCTTGCAATTCTCTTCGCACTCTTTGCGGCAATCTCAGCATTCGGTATTGGAAACATGACACAGTCAAACTCATTGGCACTTGGTATGGAAGTTGCATTTAACGTCCCACACTGGGTTACAGGAATAATATTCGCAATCCTTACATTCATAGTTACAATAGGAGGAATTAAGAGAATCGGTGAATTTACAGAGGCGTTAGTGCCATTCATGGCAATAGTGTACTTCATATTTGCAATTGGAGTCTGGATTAAGTTCGCCGGACAGCTACCAAGCGCAATTTCTCTGATCCTCAAGGATGCATTTACCGGAAGTGCAGTTGCTGGTGGTGCAGTTGGTACGACCATAAGATGGGGTGTGGCAAGAGGTCTGTTCTCCAATGAAGCAGGTCTCGGAACAGCAAGTATGGCACACGCCGCTGCAAGAACAGACAACCCCTCAAGACAGGCGCACGTTGCTATGCTTGGACCGTTCATTGATACAATCATAATCTGTTCTCTGACAGGAATTTCAATCGTTGCAACAGGAGCATGGCAAACCGGCAAAACGAGCACTGCACTGACACAGGAGGCATTTGCAAGGGCCTTTGGACACATCGGTGAGATAATGGTCGTTATAGGCGTCATACTCTTCGCCTATTCAACGGTCCTTGCATGGAACTTCTACGGCAGACAGAACATCATGTACTTAGCCAAGTGGATTGAAGGAGATCCAGAGAAGTTTGCAAGGCTGTATCCAAGGCTTCACTTAGTCTACAACATTCTCTTCGTGATCTTCATCTACATAGGTGCAACAACAGTTCTTGAGAGCGTGTGGACGTTCTCAGACATGATGAACGGACTCATGGCAATACCAAACTTGGTTGGTCTGCTGGTGCTCTACAGTGTTATCAAGAAATACACTGACGAGTTCATAAAGGAGAATCCATGA